In Nicotiana tabacum cultivar K326 chromosome 11, ASM71507v2, whole genome shotgun sequence, a single window of DNA contains:
- the LOC107805477 gene encoding peroxiredoxin Q, chloroplastic codes for MASLSISAKLALPNSLLYSQTPKTLLRHNLSIVSRSSRSNFYGLKLLHSPSLTTLSSSSYSTKSSIFAKVEKGSVPPPFTLKNQDGKDVSLSKFKGKPVVVYFYPADESPGCTKQACSFRDSYEKFKQAGAEVVGTSGDDPESHKAFAKKYRLPYTLLSDEGEKVRKEWGVPADLFGTLPGRQTYVLDKNGVVQLVYNNQFQPEKHIDETLKLLQSL; via the exons ATGGCTTCTTTGTCCATATCTGCAAAGCTGGCTCTTCCAAATTCACTGCTCTATTCTCAAACCCCTAAAACCCTCCTCCGTCACAACCTAAGCATTGTCTCAAGATCATCAAGATCCAATTTTTATGGTCTCAAACTCCTTCATTCACCTTCTTTGACaaccctttcttcttcttcttattcaacTAAAAGTTCTATTTTTGCTAAG GTGGAAAAAGGTTCAGTGCCTCCACCATTCACATTaaaaaatcaagatggaaaagATGTGAGCCTCTCCAAGTTCAAGGGCAAGCCCGTGGTGGTTTATTTCTATCCTGCTGATGAATCTCCTGGCTGTACAAAACAG GCCTGTTCCTTCAGGGACTCGTATGAGAAGTTCAAGCAAGCAGGAGCAGAAGTTGTTGGGACTAGTGGTGACGATCCGGAATCCCACAAG GCTTTTGCAAAGAAATACAGACTTCCATATACGTTGCTGAGTGATGAAGGCGAGAAGGTTAGAAAAGAATGGGGAGTCCCAGCAGACCTTTTTGGTACATTGCCTGGAAGACAAACTTATGTACTTGACAAGAATGGAGTTGTTCAACTCGTATATAACAATCAGTTCCAACCTGAAAAGCATATTGATGAGACATTGAAGCTACTTCAAAGTCTCTGA